From the Clostridium putrefaciens genome, one window contains:
- a CDS encoding cation diffusion facilitator family transporter encodes MENAKLGTRASLITISVNIVLCIFKMLAAFLGKSSAMLADAVHSLADILTTVMVIIGLKVSSKAADTTHPYGHEKFEPIFSKIMSFILIFTGASIGYRALMDLVSGNLNYPGRIALIAAAVSIFVKEFMYWYTIKIAKKIKSVTMETDAWHHRSDALSSIGTFLGILGARMGLKVLDPIAGLLVSFLIIKIGIEYYLKSINELVDHSAEDNIIRQIEYIASNVPGVINIVNLKTRSFGNKVYADIEISVDGDLTVNEGDKIAENVHGLIEDNISDIKHCLVKLKPK; translated from the coding sequence TTGGAAAATGCTAAACTTGGAACAAGAGCTTCCTTAATCACTATTTCAGTAAATATAGTTCTTTGTATATTTAAAATGCTAGCAGCTTTTTTAGGTAAAAGTAGCGCAATGCTAGCCGATGCTGTTCATAGCCTTGCTGATATATTAACAACAGTTATGGTTATAATCGGTCTTAAAGTATCAAGCAAGGCAGCGGATACAACCCATCCATATGGTCATGAAAAGTTTGAGCCTATCTTTTCAAAAATTATGAGCTTTATATTAATATTCACTGGAGCATCTATAGGTTATAGGGCCTTAATGGACTTGGTATCAGGAAACCTAAATTATCCTGGTAGAATAGCTTTAATTGCTGCTGCAGTTTCTATCTTTGTAAAAGAATTTATGTATTGGTACACAATAAAAATAGCAAAAAAGATAAAAAGCGTTACCATGGAAACAGATGCTTGGCACCATCGTTCTGATGCATTATCCTCTATAGGTACATTCCTAGGTATATTAGGTGCAAGAATGGGACTAAAAGTTTTAGATCCTATAGCAGGACTTCTCGTAAGTTTTTTAATTATAAAAATTGGTATAGAATATTACTTAAAATCCATAAATGAGCTAGTAGACCATTCTGCTGAAGATAATATTATAAGACAGATTGAATATATAGCCTCTAATGTTCCTGGAGTTATTAATATTGTTAACTTAAAGACCAGATCTTTTGGAAATAAGGTCTATGCTGACATTGAAATATCTGTAGATGGAGATTTAACTGTAAATGAGGGGGATAAAATAGCTGAAAATGTCCATGGGTTAATTGAAGATAATATTTCAGATATAAAACATTGCCTAGTAAAGTTAAAACCTAAATAA
- a CDS encoding PTS fructose transporter subunit IIABC: MKIIDLLNINGIELNPIIKTKSEAISRLVDLMDSKGVLLNKEEYKSEVLKREELSTTGIGEGIAIPHAKTKAVKKAGLSAMVIKEGLDYDSLDGEKAKLFFMIAAPEGENNIHLEVLSRLSTILMDEDFRNSLIDAKDKEEFLRLIDFKENNKITQEKDKEKDKLEQKDGYRVLAVTACPTGIAHTFMAAESLENKGKDMDVSIKVETNGAGGAKNILTKDEIEKAECIIIAADKNVEMARFDGKRVIQTRVSNGIHKPQELISEAISLNVPIYHHGSKGKNEESVIEKEGIGREIYKHLMNGVSHMLPFVIGGGILIALAFLFDDYSIDPSSFGSNTPFAEFLMKVGSTSFGFMLPVLAGYIAMSIGDRPALAVGFVGGMLANEGGSGFLGALLAGFIAGYLVVALKKVFSKLPSSLEGIKPVLIYPLLGILLIGVIIVYGINPPLSALNNGITTILNNMGESSKIVLGAVLGGMMAIDMGGPINKAAYVFGTASLANNQFHFMAAVMIGGMVPPLSIALCTTFFKDRFTKKERQSGLVNYIMGLSFITEGAIPFAAADPLRVIPACVIGSATAGALSMAFGCALRAPHGGIFVLPVISNPLGYFISLVVGSVIGMIAMAMLKKKIIE, translated from the coding sequence ATGAAAATTATTGATTTATTAAATATAAATGGTATAGAATTAAACCCTATAATAAAAACCAAAAGTGAAGCTATAAGTAGATTAGTAGATTTAATGGATAGCAAAGGGGTTTTATTAAATAAAGAAGAGTACAAAAGTGAAGTGTTAAAAAGGGAAGAGCTTAGTACTACCGGTATCGGAGAAGGTATTGCAATACCACATGCTAAAACAAAGGCAGTTAAAAAAGCTGGACTTAGTGCTATGGTTATTAAAGAAGGGTTAGATTATGATAGCTTGGATGGAGAAAAAGCAAAATTATTTTTCATGATAGCTGCTCCAGAAGGAGAAAATAATATTCATTTAGAAGTTCTTTCAAGGCTTTCTACTATTTTAATGGATGAAGATTTTAGAAATAGTTTAATAGATGCAAAGGATAAAGAAGAATTTTTAAGACTAATAGATTTTAAAGAAAATAACAAAATAACTCAAGAAAAGGACAAGGAAAAAGATAAATTAGAACAAAAAGACGGATATAGAGTATTAGCTGTTACAGCTTGCCCAACTGGTATTGCCCATACATTTATGGCAGCGGAAAGTTTAGAAAATAAGGGTAAAGATATGGATGTATCTATAAAAGTTGAAACGAATGGAGCTGGCGGAGCAAAGAATATTCTAACTAAAGATGAAATAGAAAAGGCTGAATGTATAATAATAGCAGCAGACAAAAATGTTGAAATGGCTAGATTTGATGGTAAAAGAGTTATTCAAACTAGAGTTTCAAATGGTATACACAAACCACAGGAACTGATAAGTGAGGCCATAAGTTTGAATGTTCCTATTTATCATCATGGTAGTAAAGGTAAAAATGAAGAAAGTGTAATAGAAAAAGAAGGTATAGGTCGTGAGATATATAAACATTTAATGAATGGTGTTTCTCACATGTTACCTTTTGTTATAGGTGGAGGTATATTAATAGCATTAGCTTTCTTATTTGATGATTATAGTATAGATCCATCAAGTTTTGGATCTAATACACCGTTTGCAGAATTCCTAATGAAGGTAGGTAGTACTTCCTTTGGGTTTATGCTCCCAGTTTTAGCTGGATATATTGCTATGAGCATTGGTGATAGGCCAGCTTTAGCAGTAGGATTTGTTGGTGGGATGCTTGCAAATGAAGGTGGGTCAGGTTTCCTTGGAGCGCTTTTAGCAGGTTTTATAGCAGGGTATTTAGTAGTAGCATTAAAAAAGGTATTTTCCAAACTTCCAAGTAGCTTAGAAGGGATCAAACCAGTACTTATTTATCCTTTACTTGGCATTTTACTAATAGGAGTAATAATTGTATATGGAATTAATCCTCCACTGTCAGCATTAAATAATGGAATAACAACTATCTTGAATAACATGGGAGAAAGCAGTAAGATAGTTCTAGGAGCAGTTTTAGGTGGGATGATGGCTATAGATATGGGGGGCCCTATAAATAAGGCAGCTTATGTATTTGGAACAGCTTCTCTTGCCAATAACCAATTTCACTTTATGGCTGCAGTGATGATTGGAGGAATGGTGCCTCCACTGTCAATAGCTTTATGTACAACTTTCTTTAAAGATAGATTTACAAAAAAAGAAAGACAATCAGGTTTGGTAAATTATATAATGGGTTTATCATTTATAACAGAAGGAGCTATTCCTTTTGCAGCAGCAGATCCTTTAAGAGTAATTCCAGCTTGTGTAATTGGATCAGCAACAGCGGGAGCTTTATCTATGGCTTTTGGGTGTGCTTTAAGAGCTCCACATGGTGGGATATTTGTATTACCTGTTATATCTAATCCACTTGGATACTTTATATCCTTGGTTGTAGGTTCAGTTATAGGTATGATAGCTATGGCTATGTTAAAGAAAAAGATAATAGAATAA
- a CDS encoding GNAT family N-acetyltransferase, whose translation MKVNNIRLRQEVFSNDAWKIIDWLEDEEVVEYLNEGQNVCKSIKQVIHNTNMPILTHLFNNDGSFFMVTTKKDEPIGFLRLVPKPSGAEMVIVIGDRKRWGQGLGPEAIFEGLKHAFFNWRVDEVIAKISYENKRSTKAFKKIGFIKDKELSKQIQYTLSMEEFLKIAA comes from the coding sequence ATGAAGGTTAATAATATAAGGTTACGTCAAGAAGTCTTTTCTAATGATGCATGGAAGATTATTGACTGGCTGGAAGATGAAGAAGTGGTTGAATATTTAAATGAAGGACAAAACGTTTGTAAAAGTATTAAACAAGTAATACATAATACTAATATGCCAATCCTTACTCATTTATTTAATAATGATGGTAGTTTTTTCATGGTAACTACAAAGAAAGATGAGCCTATTGGGTTTTTGAGACTTGTTCCAAAACCTAGTGGAGCAGAAATGGTAATAGTAATTGGTGATAGAAAAAGGTGGGGTCAAGGACTTGGCCCTGAAGCTATTTTTGAAGGATTAAAACATGCTTTTTTTAATTGGAGAGTAGATGAGGTAATTGCGAAAATAAGCTACGAAAATAAAAGGTCCACGAAAGCTTTCAAAAAGATAGGGTTTATAAAGGATAAAGAGCTTTCAAAGCAAATTCAGTATACTCTTTCCATGGAAGAATTTTTGAAGATAGCAGCATAA
- the pfkB gene encoding 1-phosphofructokinase: MIYTITFNPALDYIVRVDDFNLGGVNRTSYEEVYAGGKGINVSTVLNNLEIESVALGCIAGFTGDEIERRVKSKGVHTDFIKLNNGMSRINVKLKSKEESEINGRGPYISKEELNELFSKLEAIKEGDFLVLAGSIPNTLPKNIYETIMERLNLKKVKFIVDATGELLLNVLKYKPFLIKPNHHELSELFNIEIKEDDKIIYYAKKLQEMGAENVLVSRASKGAIFIKSNGEVMKSVAPKGEVKNSVGAGDSMVAGFIAGYLKNKDLEEAFKMGVATGSASAFSEDLAKKELIEKLLNEII; the protein is encoded by the coding sequence GTGATTTATACTATTACTTTTAATCCAGCTTTAGATTATATAGTTAGGGTTGATGACTTTAATCTTGGAGGTGTGAATAGAACATCTTATGAAGAAGTTTATGCAGGTGGTAAGGGCATTAATGTGTCTACTGTTTTAAATAATTTAGAAATTGAAAGTGTAGCTCTTGGATGTATAGCTGGATTTACTGGTGACGAGATAGAGAGAAGGGTGAAATCAAAGGGTGTTCATACAGATTTTATTAAATTAAATAATGGTATGTCAAGAATAAATGTAAAGCTTAAATCTAAGGAAGAATCAGAGATAAATGGGAGAGGTCCTTATATAAGCAAAGAAGAACTTAATGAATTGTTCAGTAAGCTAGAAGCTATTAAAGAAGGAGACTTTTTGGTTCTTGCAGGAAGTATACCAAATACTCTTCCAAAAAACATTTATGAAACTATAATGGAAAGACTTAATTTGAAGAAAGTAAAATTTATAGTAGATGCAACAGGAGAACTTTTATTAAATGTATTAAAGTATAAGCCATTTTTGATTAAACCAAACCATCATGAACTTTCAGAGTTATTTAATATAGAGATCAAAGAGGATGATAAAATAATATATTATGCAAAAAAGCTTCAAGAAATGGGAGCAGAAAATGTACTTGTGTCTAGAGCATCAAAGGGAGCAATATTCATAAAGTCTAATGGAGAAGTTATGAAAAGTGTTGCACCTAAAGGAGAAGTGAAAAATTCAGTAGGGGCTGGAGATTCTATGGTGGCAGGATTTATAGCGGGATATTTAAAAAATAAAGACCTAGAGGAAGCTTTCAAAATGGGAGTGGCAACAGGCAGTGCTAGCGCATTTTCAGAAGATCTTGCTAAAAAAGAATTAATAGAAAAATTATTAAATGAGATTATATAA
- a CDS encoding ABC transporter permease has protein sequence MKSKSLSPYEKFLKDKKRQKRMILFWQVFILIICLLLWEVLANVNVIDTFLFSKPSDIYILFLKYVKTGELFKHIGISVLETVLGFTIGTILGILIAIMLWWSKTASKILDPFLVVLNALPKTALAPILIVWVGAGIKGIVVIAITISLVTTILSAYNHFINADEEKIKMLKSFGATKGQILRKLILPSNIGNIINIVKINIGMSWVGVIVGEFLVSRYGIGYLIVYGGQVFKLDLVMMGVVVLAICALIMYQVVNVIEKLYKQKRN, from the coding sequence ATGAAAAGTAAATCTTTGAGCCCTTATGAGAAGTTTTTGAAGGATAAAAAAAGGCAAAAAAGAATGATTTTATTCTGGCAAGTTTTTATTCTTATAATATGTTTATTACTTTGGGAGGTCCTGGCAAATGTTAATGTAATAGATACCTTTTTATTTAGTAAACCAAGTGATATATATATACTCTTTCTAAAATACGTAAAAACTGGTGAGTTATTTAAACATATAGGAATCTCAGTACTAGAAACTGTATTAGGATTTACTATAGGTACCATACTCGGAATTTTAATAGCTATAATGCTTTGGTGGTCTAAAACTGCATCTAAAATTTTAGACCCATTTTTAGTTGTTTTAAATGCATTACCTAAAACAGCACTGGCACCTATTCTTATAGTATGGGTTGGGGCTGGTATAAAAGGTATAGTAGTAATTGCAATAACAATTTCATTAGTTACAACTATTTTATCTGCATATAATCATTTCATAAACGCAGATGAGGAAAAAATTAAAATGCTAAAAAGTTTTGGAGCTACAAAGGGGCAAATACTAAGAAAGCTTATATTACCTTCAAACATTGGAAATATAATAAATATAGTAAAGATAAATATAGGAATGTCCTGGGTTGGGGTTATAGTTGGAGAGTTTTTAGTATCTAGGTACGGTATAGGATATTTGATTGTATATGGTGGACAGGTATTTAAATTAGATTTAGTTATGATGGGTGTTGTAGTTTTAGCAATTTGTGCTTTGATTATGTATCAAGTCGTAAATGTAATAGAAAAGTTATATAAACAAAAAAGAAATTAG
- a CDS encoding ribonuclease J: MENSVKVIPLGGLGEIGKNITAIEYKDEIMVIDCGVSFPDEDMYGVDLVIPDVKYLVDNSEKVKGIFLTHGHEDHIGALPYILKQINVPVYGTNLTLGIVKNKLKEHNILSDCELHVVEAGDIVELQNLKVEFIRNTHSIADSCCIAVHTPVGVIFHTGDFKIDFTPIDGLVMDLERISALGKQGVLLLLADSTNVERAGHTISEKAIGDTLTRILSNAKGRVIVATFASNIHRMQQIVNASIKFGRKVAFSGRSMENISELAMDLGYLHIPEGQVITLDQMKKYPNEQVTIITTGSQGEPMAALTRIAFGTHRKIEIEPKDLFIISASPIPGNVKMINKVINQLFKKGAGVIYEDLEEVHVSGHAYRDELKLIHALIKPKYFMPVHGEYRHLRHHTKLAQGLGMDEKNTFILETGEVLEVSKKEAKMSGKVHTGSVFVDGLGVGDVGNVVLRDRKYLSQDGMLTIVVTIEKESFSIIAGPDIITRGFVYVKESDALISEAKEIARRELEHCLDNKVVEWYILKVNMKKAVEKFLYEKTKRRPIILPIIMEI; encoded by the coding sequence ATGGAAAACAGTGTAAAAGTCATCCCATTAGGCGGACTTGGAGAAATAGGGAAAAATATAACGGCAATTGAGTACAAAGATGAGATAATGGTTATAGATTGTGGAGTATCTTTCCCAGATGAAGATATGTATGGAGTGGATTTAGTCATTCCAGATGTAAAATATTTAGTGGATAATTCTGAAAAGGTAAAGGGTATATTTTTAACTCATGGACATGAAGATCATATTGGAGCATTACCTTACATTTTAAAACAAATAAACGTACCAGTTTACGGTACAAATTTAACTTTGGGCATAGTTAAAAACAAATTAAAAGAACACAATATACTTTCAGATTGTGAACTTCATGTAGTGGAAGCTGGAGACATAGTTGAATTACAAAATTTAAAAGTAGAATTTATTAGAAATACTCACAGTATAGCAGATTCTTGTTGTATAGCAGTTCATACGCCAGTTGGAGTAATATTCCACACTGGAGATTTTAAAATAGACTTTACACCCATAGATGGCTTGGTTATGGACTTAGAACGTATTTCTGCCTTAGGTAAGCAAGGAGTGTTATTGCTTTTGGCTGATAGTACTAATGTGGAACGTGCAGGTCACACCATTTCAGAAAAGGCAATAGGTGATACATTAACTAGAATATTGTCTAATGCTAAGGGAAGAGTTATAGTAGCAACCTTTGCTTCAAACATACACAGGATGCAGCAGATAGTAAATGCATCTATTAAATTTGGTAGAAAAGTAGCTTTTAGTGGAAGAAGTATGGAAAACATTTCAGAACTTGCTATGGATCTTGGATATTTACACATACCAGAAGGTCAAGTAATAACTTTAGATCAAATGAAAAAGTATCCTAATGAGCAAGTAACAATAATAACTACGGGAAGCCAAGGAGAACCTATGGCAGCTCTTACTAGAATAGCTTTTGGTACTCATAGAAAGATTGAAATTGAACCAAAAGATTTATTTATTATTTCAGCTTCACCTATTCCTGGGAATGTTAAAATGATAAATAAAGTTATAAATCAACTATTTAAAAAGGGTGCTGGGGTAATTTACGAAGATTTAGAAGAGGTACATGTATCGGGTCATGCATATAGAGATGAACTAAAATTAATTCATGCTTTAATTAAACCTAAGTACTTTATGCCTGTACACGGTGAATATAGACATTTAAGACATCATACAAAGCTAGCTCAAGGTCTTGGTATGGATGAGAAAAACACATTTATTTTAGAAACAGGAGAAGTTTTAGAGGTTTCTAAAAAAGAGGCTAAGATGTCAGGAAAGGTACACACAGGGTCTGTATTTGTAGATGGGCTTGGAGTTGGAGATGTAGGTAATGTAGTTCTTAGAGATAGAAAGTATTTATCACAAGATGGTATGCTTACAATAGTTGTAACTATAGAAAAAGAATCCTTTAGTATAATTGCAGGTCCAGATATAATAACAAGAGGATTTGTATATGTAAAGGAATCTGATGCTTTAATTAGTGAAGCCAAAGAAATTGCTAGAAGAGAACTTGAACATTGCCTTGATAATAAGGTAGTAGAGTGGTATATACTAAAAGTAAATATGAAAAAGGCTGTAGAAAAGTTTTTATATGAAAAGACAAAAAGAAGACCGATAATTTTACCTATTATTATGGAAATATAG
- a CDS encoding DUF5412 family protein: MSNLPTGEYLSSSTSPNGRYVIRTYLCNGGATVYYEVRGELIINNKNKKVKNIYWEYKINVSEITFDNDDTVIINGYNINLPNGKYDWRVGK; the protein is encoded by the coding sequence ATGAGTAATTTACCAACTGGCGAATATTTGAGTAGTTCAACATCTCCAAATGGAAGATATGTTATTAGGACATATCTTTGTAATGGAGGTGCAACGGTATATTATGAAGTGAGAGGTGAATTAATAATAAATAATAAAAATAAGAAGGTAAAAAATATTTACTGGGAATATAAAATTAATGTTTCTGAAATTACTTTTGATAATGATGATACTGTTATAATTAATGGTTATAATATAAACTTACCTAACGGCAAATATGATTGGAGAGTAGGCAAATAG
- a CDS encoding DeoR/GlpR family DNA-binding transcription regulator produces the protein MLTEERYEFILEELKNNSVVHVSDLVIKLNASESTIRRDLNALHKEGKLNKVHGGAMVLDKDINTREDKVVVRQGLKTNEKLQIAKYAASLIKPYDFVYLDAGTTTELMIDFIKEKEAIFVTNAIAHAKRLIQNDLKTYILGGEVKGITEAIVGIEAISSLKKYNFTKGFFGVNGISIKRGYTTPDIKEASVKEEALNRARTAYILADDSKFDEISSVTFANISKASIITTKLLDNKYKGLTEILEVTIK, from the coding sequence ATGTTAACAGAAGAAAGATATGAATTTATTCTTGAAGAATTAAAGAATAACTCTGTGGTTCATGTTAGTGATTTAGTTATAAAATTAAATGCATCTGAGTCCACAATTAGAAGGGATTTAAATGCACTTCATAAAGAGGGGAAATTAAATAAGGTTCATGGAGGTGCAATGGTCTTAGATAAGGATATTAATACTAGGGAAGATAAGGTTGTTGTAAGGCAAGGGCTCAAAACTAATGAAAAGCTTCAAATAGCAAAATATGCAGCATCACTTATAAAGCCCTATGATTTTGTTTATTTAGATGCAGGAACTACTACAGAACTTATGATAGATTTTATAAAGGAAAAAGAAGCTATATTCGTGACAAATGCTATAGCTCATGCTAAAAGGCTTATTCAAAATGATCTTAAAACTTATATTTTGGGTGGAGAAGTAAAGGGTATCACAGAGGCCATAGTTGGCATTGAAGCAATTAGTAGTCTAAAGAAATATAATTTTACTAAAGGCTTTTTTGGTGTTAATGGTATATCGATTAAAAGGGGTTATACAACGCCTGATATTAAAGAAGCGTCAGTTAAAGAAGAGGCTTTAAATAGAGCTAGAACAGCATATATACTAGCTGATGATTCTAAATTTGACGAAATCAGTTCTGTAACTTTTGCAAATATTTCAAAGGCAAGTATAATTACAACTAAACTCTTAGATAATAAGTATAAAGGGTTAACAGAAATATTGGAGGTGACTATAAAGTGA
- a CDS encoding MATE family efflux transporter: protein MKQKADVLQDDIFKLFLRYLGASIASTFMSSMYILFDTIFIGRGIGSEGLAALNIALPVYNVIFALGLLSGVGGATVMAINIGRKKFHVVNKIFTQSMIMAIVFGALITILGSVFIDNLCIFLGATKSNFNLVKDYLSIIIMFNFSFLIVNALSVFIRNDNSPKLAMWSSIIGTIINIVLDALFVLVLHLGMRGAALATISGSITSLFILIYFHFIKGKGNLKFVKTKLETHTFKRILKNGAPSFIIEISSGIVIFAFNIVLEDITGTIGISAYSIIANISLMCVAIFTGICQASQPIISTNYGANQIDRVNKVLKMAITFALFVGVSFFAVGMSFPRQIVGLFNKENLELMEITSKGIQLYFVAFIIMGVNIVMGSYFQAIEYSMIATITSLLRGVVFILLGLFILPNIFALNGVWLTVPFAEYLALILTLVFYKESKEK, encoded by the coding sequence ATGAAACAAAAGGCGGATGTTTTACAAGATGATATATTTAAACTTTTCTTAAGATATTTAGGTGCAAGCATTGCATCTACATTCATGTCATCTATGTATATTTTATTTGATACTATATTTATAGGAAGAGGAATAGGGAGCGAAGGACTTGCAGCTCTTAATATTGCATTACCTGTTTACAATGTAATATTTGCATTAGGGCTACTTTCAGGAGTGGGTGGAGCCACTGTTATGGCTATAAATATAGGACGGAAAAAGTTCCATGTGGTAAATAAAATATTCACTCAATCTATGATAATGGCAATAGTATTTGGAGCGCTAATTACTATTTTAGGAAGTGTTTTTATAGACAACCTATGTATATTTCTAGGTGCTACAAAAAGCAATTTTAATTTGGTTAAAGATTATTTAAGTATAATTATAATGTTTAATTTCTCTTTTTTAATAGTAAATGCTTTGTCGGTATTCATAAGAAATGATAACTCACCAAAGCTTGCTATGTGGAGTAGTATTATTGGAACAATTATTAATATAGTTTTAGATGCACTATTTGTTTTAGTATTACACTTAGGTATGAGGGGAGCAGCACTTGCTACTATTTCTGGATCTATTACAAGTTTATTTATATTAATATATTTCCACTTTATAAAAGGTAAAGGTAACTTGAAGTTTGTAAAGACAAAGCTTGAAACACATACATTTAAAAGAATATTAAAAAATGGAGCTCCAAGCTTTATAATAGAAATTTCTTCTGGAATAGTAATATTTGCTTTTAACATAGTGTTAGAAGATATAACGGGAACTATAGGAATATCAGCATACAGCATAATTGCAAACATATCATTAATGTGTGTAGCTATATTTACAGGTATTTGCCAGGCTAGCCAGCCTATAATAAGTACAAACTATGGAGCAAATCAAATTGATAGAGTTAATAAGGTTTTAAAGATGGCAATAACCTTTGCATTATTTGTTGGGGTATCATTTTTTGCAGTTGGAATGTCTTTCCCAAGACAAATCGTAGGGCTTTTTAATAAAGAAAATTTAGAACTTATGGAGATTACATCAAAGGGAATACAGCTTTATTTTGTAGCATTTATAATTATGGGAGTAAATATAGTTATGGGAAGTTACTTTCAAGCTATTGAGTACTCTATGATAGCTACAATTACATCTCTTCTTAGAGGGGTAGTATTTATATTACTAGGATTATTTATTTTACCTAATATATTTGCATTAAATGGAGTATGGCTTACAGTACCCTTTGCAGAATACTTAGCCTTAATTTTGACACTTGTATTTTATAAAGAATCAAAGGAAAAATAG
- a CDS encoding ABC transporter ATP-binding protein, whose amino-acid sequence MEIMVDVKNINKDFYTLEGELNVLKDINFSVEKGEILAILGPSGCGKSTLLNILSGLLKPDFGEVYIKGKIGYMFQRDHLLEWRSIMDNITIGLEIQKKLDNNHKKRIEGLLKDYGLWEFRNRYPKELSGGMRQRVALIRTLAVDPDILLLDEAFSSLDYQTRLLVSDDIYKIIKNEKKTTILVTHDISEAISMADFVGVLSRRPSTIKSIHDINLTVEGDKTPLSARKAPEFKDYFDVLWKELDIYEK is encoded by the coding sequence ATGGAGATAATGGTAGATGTTAAAAATATTAATAAGGACTTTTATACTTTAGAAGGTGAATTAAATGTACTTAAAGATATAAACTTTTCTGTAGAAAAAGGTGAAATCTTGGCTATATTAGGGCCTTCAGGTTGTGGTAAATCAACGCTTCTTAATATATTAAGCGGACTTTTAAAACCAGACTTTGGAGAAGTTTATATTAAGGGTAAAATAGGGTATATGTTTCAAAGGGATCATCTTTTAGAGTGGAGAAGCATAATGGATAATATAACTATTGGGCTTGAGATACAAAAAAAGTTAGATAATAACCATAAAAAAAGGATAGAGGGTCTTTTAAAGGATTATGGGCTTTGGGAGTTTAGAAATAGGTACCCAAAAGAACTGTCTGGAGGAATGAGGCAAAGAGTAGCTTTAATTAGGACTCTTGCGGTGGATCCAGATATTTTGCTTTTAGATGAAGCATTTTCCTCCCTTGACTATCAAACTAGGCTTTTAGTTAGTGATGACATATATAAAATTATAAAAAATGAGAAGAAGACTACAATATTAGTTACACATGATATATCTGAAGCAATATCCATGGCAGATTTTGTAGGGGTACTGTCTAGAAGGCCTTCAACCATAAAGTCTATACATGATATTAATCTTACAGTTGAAGGGGATAAAACGCCTTTATCTGCAAGGAAGGCACCAGAGTTTAAAGATTATTTTGATGTTTTATGGAAGGAGCTAGATATTTATGAAAAGTAA